A region from the Halobellus litoreus genome encodes:
- a CDS encoding P-II family nitrogen regulator codes for MSDTTSTDESTGGSDAEIKMVMAYIRPDKLSDVKQGLAEAGAPSLTVTNVSGRGSQPAKKGQWRGEEYTVDLHQKVKIECVVADIPAQEVVDAIAESARTGEKGDGKVFVLPVESARQIRTDKSGPDAV; via the coding sequence ATGAGCGATACCACCTCGACCGACGAATCGACTGGCGGCAGCGACGCGGAGATCAAGATGGTGATGGCGTACATCCGCCCGGACAAGCTCTCCGACGTCAAACAGGGGCTCGCGGAGGCGGGGGCGCCGTCGCTGACGGTGACGAACGTCTCGGGGCGGGGCTCTCAGCCGGCGAAGAAGGGGCAGTGGCGCGGGGAGGAGTACACGGTCGATCTCCACCAGAAGGTGAAGATCGAGTGCGTCGTCGCCGACATCCCCGCACAGGAGGTCGTCGACGCGATCGCCGAGTCCGCCCGCACGGGCGAGAAAGGCGACGGCAAGGTGTTCGTCCTCCCCGTCGAATCGGCGCGGCAGATCCGCACCGACAAGAGCGGTCCCGACGCGGTGTAG
- a CDS encoding ammonium transporter → MLSAALQSDLSAVVEGVNMMWVLTVTFLIFFMHAGFAMLEAGQVRSKNVANQLTKNLLTWSVGVIVFFLVGAAISTIVGGATGGGSYSIAGAFADLYAPDAGSAGAWVSWLFGAVFAMTAATIVSGAVAGRAKLRAYVGYTILLAGVIYPVVTGFTWGGGFLDALGFYDFAGGVIVHAMGGIAGLTAAWIIGPRMNRFNDDGSVNVIPGHSMTFAVLGTLILAFGWYGFNVGTSASPLALSESGEVVLGSFSTVGRVALVTTLGMAAGAIGAAAVATYKTGKVDTLYVANGLLAGLVGVTSVTDVIVWPGAIAIGLLAGAQLPIVFEFVEKRLKIDDVCAVFPVHGSAGVLGALAYPFAATAFWNGNASLLSLAIPQVVGVAVISLWTFAATALVFGAFRAAGQARVSHDHELEGLDSSEHGVDTYPEFGRPDESGARVDGGTIRPDGGTVRSDGEAIRARSDSRAETATDDDTETEL, encoded by the coding sequence ATGTTGAGCGCAGCGCTGCAGTCCGACCTGTCCGCGGTCGTCGAGGGCGTGAACATGATGTGGGTCCTGACGGTCACGTTCCTGATCTTCTTCATGCACGCCGGGTTCGCGATGCTCGAAGCGGGGCAGGTCCGCTCGAAGAACGTCGCGAACCAGTTGACGAAGAACCTGCTGACCTGGAGCGTCGGCGTGATCGTGTTCTTCCTCGTCGGCGCGGCGATCTCGACGATCGTCGGCGGCGCGACCGGCGGCGGATCCTACTCGATCGCCGGCGCGTTCGCGGACCTCTACGCGCCAGACGCCGGGTCCGCCGGAGCCTGGGTCAGTTGGCTCTTCGGCGCGGTGTTCGCGATGACAGCCGCGACGATCGTCTCCGGGGCCGTCGCCGGCCGCGCGAAACTCCGCGCGTACGTGGGTTACACGATCCTGCTCGCCGGGGTCATCTACCCGGTCGTCACCGGCTTCACCTGGGGCGGCGGCTTCCTCGACGCCCTCGGGTTCTACGACTTCGCGGGCGGCGTGATCGTCCACGCGATGGGCGGCATCGCCGGCCTCACCGCCGCGTGGATCATCGGGCCGCGGATGAACCGCTTCAACGACGACGGCAGCGTGAACGTCATCCCCGGCCACTCGATGACGTTCGCCGTCCTCGGGACGCTCATCCTGGCGTTCGGCTGGTACGGCTTCAACGTCGGGACCTCGGCGTCGCCGCTCGCGCTGTCTGAGTCCGGCGAGGTCGTCCTCGGCTCCTTCTCGACCGTCGGGCGCGTCGCGCTCGTGACGACGCTCGGGATGGCCGCCGGCGCGATCGGTGCCGCGGCGGTCGCGACCTACAAGACCGGCAAGGTCGACACGCTCTACGTGGCTAACGGCCTGCTGGCCGGCCTCGTCGGCGTCACCTCCGTCACCGACGTCATCGTCTGGCCCGGCGCGATCGCCATCGGCCTGCTGGCCGGGGCGCAGCTCCCGATCGTCTTCGAGTTCGTCGAGAAGCGCCTCAAGATCGACGACGTCTGCGCTGTCTTCCCGGTGCACGGCTCCGCGGGCGTCCTCGGGGCGCTGGCGTACCCGTTCGCCGCGACGGCGTTCTGGAACGGCAACGCGTCGCTGCTCTCGCTGGCGATCCCGCAGGTCGTCGGCGTCGCCGTCATCTCCCTGTGGACGTTCGCGGCGACCGCGCTCGTCTTCGGCGCGTTCCGCGCCGCGGGTCAGGCGCGCGTCTCGCACGACCACGAGCTCGAAGGCCTCGACTCCTCCGAGCACGGCGTCGACACCTACCCCGAGTTCGGGCGCCCGGACGAATCCGGCGCCCGCGTCGACGGCGGGACGATCCGCCCGGACGGCGGAACGGTCCGCTCGGACGGTGAGGCGATCCGCGCCCGCAGCGACTCGCGTGCCGAAACTGCTACCGATGACGACACGGAGACTGAATTATGA
- a CDS encoding CPBP family glutamic-type intramembrane protease has protein sequence MQLTPVTAVGLLVALVGFAVLDRTRRAVNTIESPAAGAGPRSVDLREHAWKWAVPAMLLLVVAAEGNSLSSIGWRIASPSALLGQVLVGFGVLTGSHVLTAPLWARVGDGGESLAAGIGSFTSLSTPERLFVAVTAGATEETAFHGYALERLLSLTGSVPLAGGLSAAAFVVGHAGDTWDRDAIARIAQPALVMTLLYLWFRSLPALIAIHALNDSLALLLADRFDDRAGDADSPGASPDDSVSGDDEPGDAAGASSLTWLRGE, from the coding sequence GTGCAGCTGACGCCGGTCACCGCGGTCGGACTGCTCGTCGCTCTCGTCGGATTCGCGGTCCTCGATCGGACGCGCCGAGCCGTCAATACTATTGAGAGCCCCGCGGCCGGGGCCGGCCCACGTTCGGTCGACCTGCGCGAACACGCCTGGAAGTGGGCCGTCCCGGCGATGTTACTGCTCGTCGTCGCCGCCGAGGGCAACTCCCTCTCCTCGATCGGCTGGCGGATCGCGTCGCCGTCGGCGCTCCTCGGACAGGTGCTCGTCGGGTTCGGCGTCCTGACCGGGTCGCACGTTCTCACGGCACCGCTCTGGGCGCGCGTGGGGGACGGCGGCGAGAGCCTCGCGGCCGGGATCGGCTCCTTCACGTCGCTCTCGACCCCCGAGCGCCTGTTCGTCGCGGTCACCGCCGGGGCGACCGAGGAGACCGCCTTCCACGGCTACGCGCTCGAACGGCTGCTCTCGCTCACCGGGAGCGTCCCGCTGGCGGGCGGCCTCTCCGCCGCCGCCTTCGTGGTCGGTCACGCCGGCGACACCTGGGACCGCGACGCGATCGCCCGGATCGCACAACCGGCGCTCGTGATGACGCTCCTGTACCTCTGGTTCCGATCGCTGCCCGCGCTCATCGCGATCCACGCGTTGAACGACTCGCTCGCGCTCCTCCTCGCCGATCGGTTCGACGACCGCGCGGGCGATGCCGACTCGCCCGGAGCGAGCCCGGACGACTCGGTGTCGGGCGATGACGAACCCGGGGACGCCGCCGGTGCCTCGTCCCTGACGTGGCTCCGCGGCGAGTGA
- the hemL gene encoding glutamate-1-semialdehyde 2,1-aminomutase, whose translation MRHDESRALYDRALSVIPGGVNSSVRATRPYPFFIERGDGAHVVDADGNRYLDYVMGYGPLLYGHDMPEPVRAAVQSHAADGPMYGAPTEVEVELAEFVARHVPSVEMTRFVNSGTEATVSAVRLARGYTGRDKIVVMQGGYHGAQESTLVEGEYEHAEPSSPGIPSSFAEHTIPVPFNDVEAAERVFEEHGDEIAAVLTEPILANTGIVMPVDGYHERLRELTENHGALLIFDEVITGFRVGGLQCAQGKFGVTPDVTTFGKIVGGGFPVGAIGGKAEILEEFTPAGDVFQSGTFSGHPVTMAAGYENLKYAAENDVYGHVNRLGERLREGISDIVADQAPAYTVVGTDSMFKTVFTREGPAGGDGDAGDRHVCDAGCRQDESCARYDHCPKTGADVANAETERWERLFWQEMKDRGIFLTANQFESQFVSYAHTDEDVEETLEAYKEAL comes from the coding sequence ATGAGACACGACGAGTCGCGGGCGCTGTACGACAGAGCGCTCTCGGTGATCCCCGGCGGCGTCAACTCCTCGGTCCGGGCGACGCGCCCGTACCCGTTCTTCATCGAGCGGGGCGACGGCGCGCACGTCGTCGACGCCGACGGCAACCGGTACCTCGACTACGTGATGGGCTACGGACCGCTGCTGTACGGCCACGATATGCCGGAACCGGTGCGGGCGGCGGTGCAGTCGCACGCCGCCGACGGGCCGATGTACGGCGCGCCGACGGAGGTCGAGGTCGAACTCGCGGAGTTCGTCGCCCGTCACGTCCCCTCCGTCGAGATGACCCGCTTCGTCAACTCCGGGACCGAGGCGACCGTCTCGGCGGTCCGGCTCGCCCGCGGCTACACCGGCCGCGACAAGATCGTCGTGATGCAGGGCGGCTACCACGGCGCGCAGGAGTCGACGCTCGTCGAGGGGGAATACGAGCACGCGGAGCCGAGTTCTCCCGGCATCCCCTCGTCGTTCGCCGAACACACGATCCCCGTGCCGTTCAACGACGTCGAGGCCGCCGAGCGCGTCTTCGAGGAGCACGGCGACGAGATCGCGGCGGTGCTCACCGAACCGATCCTCGCCAACACGGGGATCGTGATGCCGGTCGACGGCTACCACGAGCGGCTCCGCGAGCTGACCGAGAACCACGGCGCGCTGTTGATCTTCGACGAGGTCATCACGGGCTTCCGCGTCGGCGGCCTCCAGTGCGCGCAGGGCAAGTTCGGCGTCACGCCCGACGTGACGACGTTCGGCAAGATTGTGGGCGGCGGCTTCCCGGTCGGCGCGATCGGCGGGAAGGCGGAGATCCTCGAGGAGTTCACGCCCGCGGGCGACGTCTTCCAGTCCGGCACCTTCTCCGGGCACCCGGTGACGATGGCGGCGGGCTACGAGAACCTCAAATACGCCGCCGAGAACGACGTCTACGGGCACGTGAACCGCCTCGGCGAGCGCCTCCGCGAGGGGATCTCCGACATCGTCGCCGACCAGGCTCCCGCCTACACGGTCGTCGGCACCGACTCGATGTTCAAGACCGTCTTCACGCGCGAGGGCCCGGCCGGAGGCGACGGCGACGCCGGTGACCGCCACGTCTGCGACGCCGGTTGCAGACAGGACGAGTCGTGCGCGCGGTACGATCACTGCCCGAAGACCGGCGCCGACGTCGCGAACGCCGAGACGGAGCGCTGGGAGCGGCTCTTCTGGCAGGAGATGAAGGATCGGGGAATCTTCCTCACCGCGAACCAGTTCGAGTCGCAGTTCGTCTCCTACGCCCACACCGACGAGGACGTCGAGGAGACGCTCGAAGCGTACAAGGAAGCGTTGTAA